From the genome of Methanofollis sp.:
GAGAGTTTCCCGTAGGCCACATCCCTCTCAAGCATCCTGAGGCCGCAGTCAGGGTCGATGAGCATGTTCTCGGCGCCGAAGACGTCGATACCCCGTTCGATCCTCTTCTCGATCGCTTCCATGCTCTCGACGCCTGGATCGGCGGAGGCGACGCAGCCGTAGCCGACCGGCCTCCCTTTCAGATCCTTCGTCGAGAGGATTTCGAGGTTCTCCCTGTTTTCGGAGAACTCGAAGTCAAGGACAGAGACCTGGATCTTCAGGATGTCGTCGATCGCACTCTCGAGGTTCCCGCAGACATGGAGACAGGAAGGGATGCGGAGCACCGAGGTGATCAGGTCCACCGCCTGTCTGCCGACGCCGAGGTCGGCGGCGCCGGTGGAGAAGATCGGTTCGTCGATCTGGATCATCGTCACGCCAGCCGCTTCGAGGGCCCGCGCCTCCGTGGCAAGGGCCTGCGCAAGGTCCAGGACCACCTCGTCCCGCCCCCTGTACGCCGGCGTCTCGATCCGCAGGCCATGGGCCAGGGTCGAGGGGCCGGTGATGATCCCCTTCACCTTCGGGTGCTTCGAGAGGGTATATTTCGTGTCCGCGACGGTGAGGGGTTTGTCAGGGGGCTCGATCCTGCCGATGACGCTCTGGCCCCTGATGCCGGGCAGACGGGAGACGAACGCCGTGATCATGTCGCCCCGCACCTGGCCGTCCGAGATGATATCGACGCCGGCGCGGATCTGGTCGGCGACCGCTGTCTCGACAGCCCCGTGCAGGGGGTCGAGGAGAGAGCGGAGCCCCCCGGCCTTGACGACCGGGTAACTCCCGACGACCGTGGTCGGCAGGACCTTCGAGATAAAGTTCATGGGACGACTCTGTGCCTGTCACGCGGGAAGAGCACGGCCTCTCTGATGTTCTGGAGACCGAGCATCGTCATGATCAGCCGCTCCATGCCCATGCCCCAGCCTGCGTGGGGTGGCATGCCGTACCTGAAGGGCTGGAGGTAGAACTCGAAGCTCTCCGGACTTAATCCTTTTGCCTTGATCTGGTCGACCAGGAGGTCGTACTGGTGGACACGCTGGGCGCCCGAGGAGAGTTCCATACGCGGGTGCATCATGTCGAAGGCCTTGCAGATGGACGGGTCGTCCTCGTACGGCATCGCGTAGTACGGCCTGATCGCACTCGGCCAGTCCACGATGAAGTAGTGCTCGCCCATCTCCTCGCCGATCGCCCTCTCAGACGGAGTGGAGAGGTCGTCGCCGTAGGCGATCGGTTCGTCGATCTTCTTCGCCGCGATGTCGATCGCATCTGCGTACGGGATGCGGGGGAAGGGCGCCTTCGGGACCTCGAACTCGACGCCGAGGTCGGAGAGAGCGTCGGAGCAGGTCTCCGCGACGGTGGCGTACTGGTGGGAGACAAGGTCTTCGAGGACCTTCATGACGTCGTTGTGGTCGGCAAACGAAACCTCGACATCGATGGACGTCGCCTCGTTGAGGTGCCTGACCGTGTTGTGCTCCTCGGCCCTGAAGATCGGCCCGACTTCGAAGACCTTCTCGAAACCGGCGGCCATCATCATCTGCTTGTAGAGCTGCGGGCTCTGGTTGAGGAAGGCCTCCTTCTCGAAGTAGGCGATCGGGAAAAGTTCTGTGCCGCCCTCGGTCGCCGCGGCGACGACCTTCGGGGAGGTGATATTGTAATAGCCGCGCTTCGAGAAGAACTCGTAGGTGGCGGCGGTGACCGCGCTCCTGATCTTGAAGATCGCGGCGACCCTGGGTTTCCTGACATCGAGGAACCGGGCGTCGAGCCTGGTGTCGAGGTCGGCCGGCACCTTCTCGACGACGTCGAGGGGCAGGGGGCTCTCGCAGAGGGAGACGATCTCGAAGGTCTCGGGGGTGAGCTCGCGGCCGCCCGGCGCCTTCTCGATCGCCTTCACTGTCCCGCTGACGCGGACGATCGATTCGCGGGAGACAGCCTTCGCGGCCTGGAGAACGGCTTCGGATGCCTTCTTCTTGACGACAGTGACCTGGATGATCCCGGTCCGGTCGCGGATCAGGAAGAAGGTGAGCCCGCCAAGGTCCCGGATCTCGTGGACCCAGCCGGCAACCTCGGCACGCCCTGTTTCGGGAGTTACCTCGTTGATGGGAATGCGCATGGACAATCCTGTACCTATGGGGGGGGAAGGGATATGGGCTTTATGATACATCTAACAGCGAAACCTCTCTGTGCGGCAGGGAGAAAACCGCGGGGGCGAGTCCGGGATCATCAGGAAACGGCTTAATAAAAGCGGAGACGATAGATGGATATGCAGAGGAGAGACCTTCTCGCCTGTTGTGTCCTCGTCCTGTCGCTTCTCGCCTGCGGGTGCACAGGACCGGGCGGCGACGAGGCGCAGCCGACACCGACCCCCACGCCGGCGCCCCCCATTCAGGCGGGGTCCGGTGTTCCCCAGCCGGTGCCGACGCCGCCGGGGGAGTGGGACGGGAAAAAGCCCTATGACGTGAAGTTCGTCGACCCGGCCATGTACCACATCACCCCCACCGTGACGGCGACCACCACCATGGTGAAACAGCCGAACGATCTTCAGGTCGACAAGAAGGCCATGAAGGAGTACGCGAAGATCTCGTCCAACGATATGGGGAAAGTGATGACCACCGAGATCTATCACATCCCCTTCCCGTACTGGGAGCTCGACTACACGGCCGACGCAAAAATCAAGGAGCTTGCACGGTTCGCCGTCGAGGTCAGGGACGCAGAAGATCCGAACCGCCTTGTCGCGGAGATCGATCTGAAAAGAGCGGATTTCATGGCGTCCGGCACCAGCCAGGAGAATACGGCGAACTCAGGCACGATTCTTCTTCGGGAGGGGTTCAGAGACTATTATTTCGTGATCCAGAAGGACCAGATCAGTTCCTTCTCTCTCGTGATCAAGGTGCCGGAAAAATATCTGGTATAGGTCAGGATCCTTCTCTTTTTTCCTGGCTGAGAATGATTTCCCGGCTATACGTGTTGATGGCTGTTTCATATGCCTGCCATTCCCGGTCGGCCTCTCCAATCTGTTTTTCCGCCTCAGCATAGCGCCTGAGGTCGTATGCCGTCGCCGACGCGGACCAGAGGGTGTAGGCACGGTTCAGGTGGTCGAGGGCCTGCAGATATGCCTCCCTGACACCTTCATGGGTTTCGGGGACGGCAATCCCCTCGATCGCCTGCAGGTGCCGGGCGGTTGTGGCGACGCCCCGGTTGGCCAGGTCCTCGAACTTCGCCATATAGGCATCGGATTCCTTGATTGACGGGGCTTTGCCGACAGAACCGATGAGAGCGGAGGCCTCCCCGTCCAGGCCGGCAAGATCGGCTTCAGAGGACGCAATGGCGTCCCCGAGCACCCTGACTTCGTGCTGCTGCTCCACTGCGTGGAAGAGGGTCCACCCGACGACGGCGACGATGAGCACCGCCACCGCGATCCCGCAGATGGTCAGCGCCTTCCGCATCTTCGGCGTCAGCGTCGGCTTTTTCAACTCAGGCATCTTCGGGCGGAGTGTTTTCAGGCCCGAGACCTGCAGACCGGAGAGCTTTGCCTTCAGTTCACCGACCTTCAGGGCGATCTCCTCAGGGCCGGGCATCTTCAGGTTCACCACCAGTCCTCACCTCCGGGAAGAGGATCGGCCGGGCGGACCGTGTGGCGGGTGGGCCTGACGATATAGTGGAGGGGGATCACGGTCGGGGTCTCCGATTTCACGCTCTTGATCGAACCGTCGGTCGTATCGCCGACAGGGAACGGCTTCCCCCAGCGGTCGATATTTCCCGGCTGGGTCCTCGGGAGCTGGATGTAGTTGGTCGTCTCGACGTAGTAGTAGCGCTTGCCGCCGAAATCATAGTATTTTGGTGTATAGCCGGCATAGTACGGGCCGTACCCCGTCATCTGCACGCCGACGGCCATATGGTCGGAGTACCCCAGGAGGACGACGTCATAGTCCATGAGGCTGAGGAGGGCGGCGGCGAGGATCGACGAGTCCTCGCAGTCCCCTTTCCCGTCGACAAGGGTCTCTACAGGATATTTCGGGTACTCGACGCCGTCGGCAACATGCAGGGCATGCGCCGGGACCGCGCCTTCGGTATAACTCGCAGGTGTGTCGTCGGAGGAGTACGGGAGTTGCTGGACGAAGAAGAGGACGTCCATCACCCGCCAGTAGTCCTCGTCGGCGGTGTTGAAGCGGGGGGAGGCGATCTGCCGGACAAGGTCCTCGAGGTACGGGCGTTCGTCCTCAGAGAGGGCGTACCTCCCCCAGGACGCGTGGTCGGGAAGACGCGGCGTCTCCCTCTCCCGATCAAAGAGGGAAGAAGGTATTTCCAGTGTGGCGGTCTGGACGCCGCCGTCGACGGCGGTCCACCTGAACTCCCTGACAATCTCCTTCCCGACAGGGAGGAGAGTCGGGTCGGGGTCTGTCACCGCAGGTGCGGGCGTGGGGAGAGCGCCCGGGGTATCGCCGCCTCCGTGTCCCCCGTAGAGTGCCGGTTTGACGACAAGAGCGATGACGAGTACGATGACGACCCCGATGAGAATCGAAAGTATGTCCTGGCGATCCATATGCAATTTCCAGATATATCAGGTGGAGACTGAATATACACATATAATTGAACAAAATATTTAAATCATGTCAAATAGGTGAAACTTAAAAATCAAATGATTGATATAACATCATAATATTATGCTGCAACAGCCGGTCCGGGGACGTGTCCTCATTCTTCCCCTCGCTCTCCTGGCCCTCACGCCCTTCATCGCCGCCGCGGCATCCCGCACCCCCCCGCAGGAGAGTC
Proteins encoded in this window:
- a CDS encoding methionine synthase → MNFISKVLPTTVVGSYPVVKAGGLRSLLDPLHGAVETAVADQIRAGVDIISDGQVRGDMITAFVSRLPGIRGQSVIGRIEPPDKPLTVADTKYTLSKHPKVKGIITGPSTLAHGLRIETPAYRGRDEVVLDLAQALATEARALEAAGVTMIQIDEPIFSTGAADLGVGRQAVDLITSVLRIPSCLHVCGNLESAIDDILKIQVSVLDFEFSENRENLEILSTKDLKGRPVGYGCVASADPGVESMEAIEKRIERGIDVFGAENMLIDPDCGLRMLERDVAYGKLSAMVKAAAVLRAEY
- the aspS gene encoding aspartate--tRNA(Asn) ligase, which produces MRIPINEVTPETGRAEVAGWVHEIRDLGGLTFFLIRDRTGIIQVTVVKKKASEAVLQAAKAVSRESIVRVSGTVKAIEKAPGGRELTPETFEIVSLCESPLPLDVVEKVPADLDTRLDARFLDVRKPRVAAIFKIRSAVTAATYEFFSKRGYYNITSPKVVAAATEGGTELFPIAYFEKEAFLNQSPQLYKQMMMAAGFEKVFEVGPIFRAEEHNTVRHLNEATSIDVEVSFADHNDVMKVLEDLVSHQYATVAETCSDALSDLGVEFEVPKAPFPRIPYADAIDIAAKKIDEPIAYGDDLSTPSERAIGEEMGEHYFIVDWPSAIRPYYAMPYEDDPSICKAFDMMHPRMELSSGAQRVHQYDLLVDQIKAKGLSPESFEFYLQPFRYGMPPHAGWGMGMERLIMTMLGLQNIREAVLFPRDRHRVVP